The Wansuia hejianensis genomic interval CAATCCCCAGGCTGCTGCAGAGCTTTTAGAGGATGTAAATGATCCGATGATGGGTGAAGAAGTTATTCTGGCGAATGCCTGTTACCTGACGGGAGATGTGGAAAAAGCAAAGGAAACGATACAGGTGGGACTGTTCCGTCATGTGCTGGGCTTTGTCAGTGATGTTCCCCAATGTCTGATGCTCTATGTGGAAGAGAAGGAGAGGTTTGAAGAAATTCTCAGGCGTGCCCTGGCTGTGTGCAGCCTTTTCCATATGGAGCAGCTCCATCCCTCCATGCTGAGCGGGATTTACATGACCGGGGCCAATGGGTATGCCAGCCAGGGGGAATACGAAAAGGCATTGGAACTGCTCAGGAAATTTGCAGATTTGTTTGCAGGAATGAATCTGCTGCTTATTTCGGAAGGAGATTCTTTTTTTGACAAAATCAGCGGCTGGCTGGGGCAGTTGAAGCTGGGGCTGAAGCCGCCCAGGGACGAGAAGACAATCCGGCAGAGTATGTTGGACGTTGTTGAGCATCATCCGGTTTTTGCTCCGCTGAAGAATTATGAACAATACCGGAGAATTGTTGAGAAGCTGAAAAGTCTGGTCTGAGAAAGGGGAACTGGCATGGATATCATTGCAGAATACTGGCCGTTTCTGGCGCCTTATATCGTAATTGAACTGATTTTGGCGGTGGCCGCGCTGATTCATGTGCTGAGGCATCCCAATTACCGCTTTGGAAATAAGGCGGTGTGGATTCCTGTGGTACTTTTGCTGCAGATCATCGGTCCGGTGTTGTATTTTGTGTTCGGCAGGGGTGAAGAGTGATGGAAATATTAGAGATCAGAGATCTTCATAAGAGATTTGGAAGCCACGAAGTTTTGAGCGGCCTGAACATGGTGATTCCAGAACATACCATATTCGGCTTTGTTGGGCAAAATGGTGCGGGTAAGACGACGACGATGAAAATTGTTCTGGGGCTGCTCCGGCCGGACGGCGGCGAAGTGGCGGTGTGCGGGCAGCGGGTCTCCTATGGCGGGACCAGATCAAACCGGTGTGTGGGATATCTGCCGGATGTTCCTGAATTCTATGGATATATGACCCCGGTGGAATACCTGAAGCTGTGCGGGGAAATTACAGGGCTTGAAAGCGGCCGGATCAGGGCCAGGGGTAGAGAACTGCTGGACCTGGTCGGGCTGGCTGGCGATAAAAAAAGGATCGGAGGCTTTTCCAGGGGTATGAAGCAGCGTCTGGGGATTGCTCAGGCGCTTTTGAATGAACCGCGGCTGCTGATCTGCGATGAGCCTACTTCAGCGCTGGATCCTATTGGGAGAAAGGAAATTCTGGATATTCTGTCGGCAGTCAGAGAGAAAACAACCGTGGTATTTTCCACTCACATACTCACAGACGTGGAGAGGATCTGCGATCATGTGGCTCTTCTGCACGGAGGAAAACTGGCTCTGTGCGGTACGCTTTCAGAAATACGTGGTTCGTACAGGCGCAGCGGGTTCCGCATTGAGTTCCGGAATCCGGAGGATGCCAGGATGTTTTCAGAATGCGGAGAACTGAAAAGCCCTGGAACGACAGTTTCTGCGGAGGGGGCAGTCCTGACCATTGAGTCGCCGGAGGAAGGGGCGAAAGGAAAGGTTCTTATCAGGCTTTTGGCGGAAAAGCAGATGGTTCCACTCCATTTTGAGATCCTGGAGCCATCGTTGGAGAGTATATTTGCGGAGGCGGTAGTATGAGAAATTACGTGACATTTCTAAAAAAAGAATGGTTGGAAAGCCTGCGGACCTACAAGCTGTTCGTCATGCTGGCGTCTTTTTCCATCCTGGGGATAATGAATCCTCTTATTGCAAAGCTGACGCCTGAAATCATAGATCTGGCAATGCCGGAGGGAATGGAGATTGCGGTCGCCGTGCCGACTGCCTTTGATTCATGGGCACAGTTTTACAAAAACACTGGGCAGATCGGAGTGATTGTTACGGTGATCGTGTTCAGCGGTATCATCAGCGGGGAGCTGTCCAGAGGAACCCTGATACACATGCTGACCAAAGGTCTGTCCCGGAGCTCTGTCATTTTGTCAAAATATACGTATATGGTGATGCTGTGGAGTGCCGGCCTCGGGCTGTCCTGTTTGATCACCTGGGTTTATACGGTATATTTGTTTCCGGATGGACGGATATCCCATCTGTTCTTTTCCGTGTTTTGCCTGTGGCTGTTCGGCGTGTTCCTTCTGGCGCTGCTGCTCTTTGCCGGGAGTCTTGTGAGAGCCACGGGCGGAGGGCTGCTGCTGACCGGAGCGGGGGTGGGCGCCTGTATGGCGCTGCAGATGATTCCTGTCCTGCAGAAGCGCACGCCCTTTGCGCTGGTGACGGAAAACATGGGGCTGATACAGAACACAGTAAAGCCCCCGGAGCTTTCATGCGCCGCGGGGATCACGGGAGTGCTCGCCCTGGTGCTTGCTGCGGGGGCAGTTCTGGCTTTCAGAAAAAAACAACTCTGATTATGCCCGGAACAGTGTTCACGGAGTCTTGCCTGTTCTGTTACTTCAGCAGTTCGAGGATATCTTCCTTGGGCCGGAAGCCGGAAGCTCTCTTCTTAAGCTTGCCATTTTCAAATACCATCAGCGTTGGAATGCTGGCGACGCGGAATTGAGAAGCCATTTCCGGAACTTCGTCCACATTCACCTTGGCTACTTTCATTTGTCCTGCGTATTCTTCGGCTATTTCTGAAATAACCGGGGAGAGCATGCGGCACGGGCCGCACCAGGGCGCCCAAAAATCCACCAGAACGGGCTTGCTTGCATTGATTACCTCATCTTCAAAATTTTGAACGGTCAGATTAATTTCAGCCATTTTTATATCCTCCTGTCGATTAATATTTTATTTGATGGTTTTATTGTAATGGAATTCTTTAGCAAATACCGTGACTGAGTCTCATTTCCGGTATTTTTTTGAAAAAGAGCAGACATGGTCTGCTCTCAGGTTTTTTGTATTCAGATCATCCTACGCAGGCTTTCAATATCCTTCAGCCTGATGGAACCCCGTTTGAATTCTACCAGATCCTCTGACGCGAACCGCTTCAGCATCCGGGCAACTACCTCCCGGGCGGAATTCGTGTGCTGGGCGATCTGTTCATGGGTCATCTTTATTTCTGAACGTCCCGTGCGGTCATATTCTTCTGTCAAAAAAGCAGCCAGGCGCCTGTCGTAGCCCTTGAACAAAATCATCTGCATCGTCCACATGACAGAAGAAAAACGTTCGCAGAGCAGTTCAAACATAAAACAGCGGACATAAATATTCTGGCTGGTCAGCTTTTCAAAGGAGGCGGAATTGACGACGAGCAATTCGCAGTCTGTCTCGGCCGTCATCTGTGTGTCAAAAGTGATCTGTTCAACGACGCAGGAGGCAGATAGCACGCAGGGATCACCCTTGCGGAGCCGAAAAAGTGTGATTTCCCGTCCCTCTTCCGACAGGATATAAGTGCGTATTTCACCGCGCAAAACCAGCAGCATGCCGAGACATTCACAGCCGCCGCTGTGTATCAGTGCCCCCTTTTGATAAGCATGCACGGCTGAGTGAGCACGCACAAAGGTCTTTTCGTCCTCAGACAGGCTGTTCCAATAGGGGAGGTTTTTCAGGTTTAAATCGGTTTGCTCCATGTCGTTTACTCCTTTCAGGAGGGCTTTTATAATATATTATAAGAAAACAAAAGAAAGAAATCAATCCCTGGAATCCAAGCTTGTGTTTTTGTGCTTCCAATAGTATAATAATATGAAGTAAACGGATATATCCGCCCGGGCGGATATGGCTGTACATGAAAGCAGTAAATGTGTTGCACAGGAGGATACGATGTCAGAAGAATACAGGGGAATGGCACTTGGAATGTTCGAGCTGGACAACCTGGTAGCCTGTTTTGTCGCGCTGGATGCGGCGTCCAAGGCAGCGAACGTGAGGATACAGGGAGTGGAAAGAAACCGTCTCAAAAGCGGGGCCTGTGTAAAGATGCGCGGAAATGTATCTGACGTACGCGCAGCTATGGAAGTTGCCCTGGCCGCAGCGGAACCGATTTCAACAGTTGTTTCTCATAATATTATAGCCGCTCCTGCAGAAGATACGGAGATTGGCGTGGAAATGACCATTTTGAAATGACAGGGAGAGATAAAACGATGAAATATGGTGCGTTTGGATTAGTGGAGGTAGTTGGCAGTGCGAATGCGGTCCGCGTTGTGGACCAGATGCTGAAGGCGGCCGATGTGAGCTATGAGACCTGGCACACACGCTGCGGAGGCCATGCTACAGTATTCATGAGCGGCGGCGTATCGGCGGTAAAAGCCGCTATAGAGAGCGTAAAAGAGAACCCGCCCTGTGAGATTGTGGCAGCGGCAGTGATATCCAGTCCATCTGAAGAGACTACGAGAATAGTAGAAGAGTGGGCCGGAAAATAAAGGGATGTGTCCCTGTGGAGATGATGTATGAAAAACATCGGAATTTTCCTGTGCACAAATAGGCGCAGAAAAATTCCGGTGCTTTTTAATTTCGGAAAATTTTCCGAATACTTCCTGAAAAAAGGCAAGCTGACAGGTAAGGCCAGGAAAGAGAGGGAAAGAAGGATGAGCCGGGAGCTGCTGGAGGAATTTCACAAGGCAAAGAGAGAATCCCAGAAGCTGTCCCTGGCATTGCAGATCCTGAAGCCGGAGACAGACCTGGAGG includes:
- a CDS encoding ABC transporter ATP-binding protein, which produces MEILEIRDLHKRFGSHEVLSGLNMVIPEHTIFGFVGQNGAGKTTTMKIVLGLLRPDGGEVAVCGQRVSYGGTRSNRCVGYLPDVPEFYGYMTPVEYLKLCGEITGLESGRIRARGRELLDLVGLAGDKKRIGGFSRGMKQRLGIAQALLNEPRLLICDEPTSALDPIGRKEILDILSAVREKTTVVFSTHILTDVERICDHVALLHGGKLALCGTLSEIRGSYRRSGFRIEFRNPEDARMFSECGELKSPGTTVSAEGAVLTIESPEEGAKGKVLIRLLAEKQMVPLHFEILEPSLESIFAEAVV
- a CDS encoding helix-turn-helix domain-containing protein; this translates as MKEINIAGAITRKRKEKGITQEELACYIGVSKASVSKWETGQSYPDIVFLPQLASYFNISLDELMGYQPQMTDEEIKELYYRLAEKFSRKPFEEVMEECREVTKKYFACLPLLLQIAVLYINHFGLAREKERQKEVLEEAKSLCRRIKEESQEIGMCRQANTMEAMAEVALGNPQAAAELLEDVNDPMMGEEVILANACYLTGDVEKAKETIQVGLFRHVLGFVSDVPQCLMLYVEEKERFEEILRRALAVCSLFHMEQLHPSMLSGIYMTGANGYASQGEYEKALELLRKFADLFAGMNLLLISEGDSFFDKISGWLGQLKLGLKPPRDEKTIRQSMLDVVEHHPVFAPLKNYEQYRRIVEKLKSLV
- the trxA gene encoding thioredoxin translates to MAEINLTVQNFEDEVINASKPVLVDFWAPWCGPCRMLSPVISEIAEEYAGQMKVAKVNVDEVPEMASQFRVASIPTLMVFENGKLKKRASGFRPKEDILELLK
- a CDS encoding ABC transporter permease; translated protein: MRNYVTFLKKEWLESLRTYKLFVMLASFSILGIMNPLIAKLTPEIIDLAMPEGMEIAVAVPTAFDSWAQFYKNTGQIGVIVTVIVFSGIISGELSRGTLIHMLTKGLSRSSVILSKYTYMVMLWSAGLGLSCLITWVYTVYLFPDGRISHLFFSVFCLWLFGVFLLALLLFAGSLVRATGGGLLLTGAGVGACMALQMIPVLQKRTPFALVTENMGLIQNTVKPPELSCAAGITGVLALVLAAGAVLAFRKKQL
- a CDS encoding Crp/Fnr family transcriptional regulator; this translates as MEQTDLNLKNLPYWNSLSEDEKTFVRAHSAVHAYQKGALIHSGGCECLGMLLVLRGEIRTYILSEEGREITLFRLRKGDPCVLSASCVVEQITFDTQMTAETDCELLVVNSASFEKLTSQNIYVRCFMFELLCERFSSVMWTMQMILFKGYDRRLAAFLTEEYDRTGRSEIKMTHEQIAQHTNSAREVVARMLKRFASEDLVEFKRGSIRLKDIESLRRMI
- a CDS encoding BMC domain-containing protein, producing the protein MKYGAFGLVEVVGSANAVRVVDQMLKAADVSYETWHTRCGGHATVFMSGGVSAVKAAIESVKENPPCEIVAAAVISSPSEETTRIVEEWAGK
- a CDS encoding PLD nuclease N-terminal domain-containing protein, translating into MDIIAEYWPFLAPYIVIELILAVAALIHVLRHPNYRFGNKAVWIPVVLLLQIIGPVLYFVFGRGEE
- a CDS encoding BMC domain-containing protein, with the protein product MSEEYRGMALGMFELDNLVACFVALDAASKAANVRIQGVERNRLKSGACVKMRGNVSDVRAAMEVALAAAEPISTVVSHNIIAAPAEDTEIGVEMTILK